Proteins from a genomic interval of Acanthochromis polyacanthus isolate Apoly-LR-REF ecotype Palm Island chromosome 24, KAUST_Apoly_ChrSc, whole genome shotgun sequence:
- the LOC127532692 gene encoding transcription factor SPT20 homolog isoform X1 translates to MCLFLFPGLSKPTQGTSLVPPKSRLQTPVTGPVAPRKVQRRPWSSAEKEAIWRQLAVHVLVKTVPGKEVCQRCLDLEPVLRGRHWKDIKNQVHNQIQSQKKQQFHAQMDLEENQEHQDQIQNQKKPQYQPQMDLHDQDNPQNQKRPQYQPQMDQRDQDNPQNQKRPQYQLQMNHQAQDSIQNQKKLDDHAHLNHQDHLHVHKKQLCHSRLDHQDHGPVHKKQLYQMDQQTLQTLDRDPSILTVAPYGPDGHRGPGHPLLDREPSISPYPLLHRAPGPHMDQLLSRTDWAEEALAQNYPLSRPLGRNLLQDVPPGGPPPDPHSGHVHF, encoded by the exons ATGTGTCTCTTCCTGTTTCCAGGCCTGTCCAAGCCCACACAGGGGACCTCCCTGGTTCCACCTAAGTCCAGACTGCAGACCCCCGTCACAG GTCCCGTTGCCCCCAGGAAGGTCCAGCGCCGCCCCTGGTCTTCTGCAGAGAAGGAGGCGATCTGGAGGCAGCTGGCGGTCCACGTTCTGGTCAAGACGGTACCGGGGAAGGAGGTCTGTCAGCGCTGTCTGGACCTGGAGCCGGTCCTCAGGGGCCGACACTGGAAGGACATCAAGAACCAGGTCCACAACCAGATCCAGAGCCAGAAGAAGCAGCAGTTCCACGCTCAGATGGACCTGGAGGAGAACCAGGAGCACCAAGACCAAATCCAGAACCAGAAGAAACCCCAGTACCAACCTCAGATGGACCTACATGACCAGGacaacccacagaaccagaagaGACCCCAGTACCAACCTCAGATGGACCAACGTGACCAGGACAACCCTCAGAACCAGAAGAGACCACAGTACCAGCTCCAGATGAACCACCAGGCCCAGGACAGCATCCAGAACCAGAAGAAGCTGGATGACCACGCCCACCTGAACCACCAGGACCACCTCCACGTCCACAAGAAGCAGCTGTGCCACAGCAGACTGGACCACCAGGACCACGGCCCGGTCCACAAGAAGCAGCTGTACCAGATGGACCAGCAGACCCTGCAGACGTTGGACCGGGACCCCTCCATCCTCACGGTGGCCCCTTACGGACCCGACGGACACCGAGGACCCGGACATCCGTTACTGGACCGGGAGCCCTCCATCAGCCCCTACCCCCTGCTGCACCGGGCCCCAGGACCCCACATGGACCAGCTGCTGTCCAGAACAGACTGGGCCGAGGAGGCCCTGGCCCAGAACTACCCGCTCAGCAGACCGCTGGGTCGGAACCTGCTGCAGGACGTCCCTCCTGGAGGACCACCACCGGACCCACACTCTGGACACGTCCACTTCTGA
- the LOC127532691 gene encoding uncharacterized protein LOC127532691 gives METAVTMEDQADVAMVNRMDVQDQTAPPDKEVKISSRQPRRHALGRRSQRGKRRGPVEKRRGPKQKRRGQEEEKEGVTVKRTWSGGKRRWDKKHYCVFCRRPQVKIARHLLRKHADEQEVVAASALPTGSKQRHLLLEHLRCRGNYLHNIEVIRQGSGEIVPWRQPSEDVDARNYLPCPLCLGFFLRADLWKHQVSCRKKLSIDPFRDPSTETSSDPATGMSEDTPPEPSDVPTTEQTSGSDGGSKRPGTSDSGEDQNPSSEPAASRPRKRTRVQAAASRLLPISSGASESCSEILHRMNQDNVSHQAKSDWLICKYGNKLMGNQDGLQRRYDYVSQKLRELGRLLLAAKSLDSEVQNLQDLLAPGRLSLALAASRKAAGYRWSRPPLAVKTTLKTVCEIAIGESLQDGDWEAAARTTDFYYMLDREWDNLGLQNPGPDPAAPEGGTKLKKCLVQTTTQKDLRPEGES, from the exons ATGGAAACAGCGGTTACCATGGAGGACCAGGCTGATGTTGCCATGGTGAACAGGATGGATGTCCAGGACCAGACGGCTCCTCCAGACAAAGAGGTGAAGATCTCCTCCCGTCAGCCCCGCCGCCACGCCCTGGGGAGGCGGAGTCAGAGAGGAAAGAGGCGGGGCCCTGTGGAGAAGAGGCGGGGCCCGAAGCAGAAGAGGCGGGGccaggaagaggagaaggagggcgTGACGGTGAAGAGGACATGGAGCGGAGGGAAGCGGCGCTGGGATAAGAAGCACTACTGTGTGTTCTGTCGCCGGCCGCAAGTGAAGATCGCCAGACACCTGCTCAGGAAGCACGCCGATGAACAGGAAGTGGTCGCTGCCAGCGCCCTGCCCACAGGCTCCaaacagcgccacctgctgctGGAACACCTGCGCTGTAGAGGCAACTACCTGCACAACATCGAg gTGATCAGACAGGGCAGTGGGGAGATCGTCCCGTGGCGTCAGCCCTCAGAGGACGTGGATGCCAGGAACTACCTGCCCTGTCCTCTGTGTCTGGGATTCTTCCTGAGGGCCGACCTGTGGAAGCACCAGGTGTCCTGTAGGAAGAAGCTGTCCATCGACCCGTTCAGAGATCCGTCCACAGAGACATCCTCTGACCCGGCCACAGGTATGTCAGAGGACACGCCCCCTGAGCCCTCAGACGTGCCCACCACGGAGCAGACCAGTGGTTCTGATGGAGGGTCCAAACGTCCCGGGACCTCTGACTCCGGAGAGGACCAGAACCCGTCCTCTGAACCGGCAGCCTCTAGGCCCAGGAAGAGGACCAGAGTCCAGGCAGCAGCGTCCCGCCTCCTCCCCATCTCTAGTGGAGCTTCAGAGAGCTGCAGTGAGATCCTGCACCGCATGAACCAGGACAACGTGTCCCACCAG GCGAAGTCTGATTGGCTGATCTGTAAGTACGGTAACAAGCTGATGGGGAACCAGGACGGTCTCCAGAGGAGATACGACTACGTGAGCCAGAAGCTGAGGGAACTGGGTCGGCTGCTGCTGGCCGCCAAGTCCCTGGACTCTGAGGTCCAGAATCTCCAGGACCTTCTGGCCCCGGGCCGCCTCAGCCTGGCGCTGGCGGCCTCCAGGAAGGCGGCCGGGTACCGGTGGAGCCGTCCTCCTCTGGCGGTGAAGACCACGCTGAAGACCGTGTGTGAGATCGCCATTGGAGAGAGTCTGCAGGACGGAGACTGGGAGGCAGCGGCCAGGACCACCGATTTCTACTACATGCTGGACAGGGAGTGGGACAACCTGGGGCTGCAGAACCCCGGCCCAGACCCAG ctgctccagAGGGAGGAACCAAGCTGAAGAAATGTCTGGTCCAGACCACCACCCAGAAGGACCTCAGACCAGAAGGTGAGTCCTGA
- the LOC127532692 gene encoding uncharacterized protein LOC127532692 isoform X3: protein MSLDHQAVLSDVSLDHQAVLSDVSLDHQAVLSDVSLDHQAVLSDVSLDHQAVLSDVSLDHQAVLSDVSLDHQAVLSDVSLDHQAVLSDVSLDHQAVLSDVSLDHQAVLSDVSLDHQAVLSDVSGPPGGSV, encoded by the exons atgtctctggaccaccaggcggttctgtctgacgtgtctctggaccaccaggcggttctgtctgacgtgtctctggaccaccaggcggttctgtctgacgtgtctctggaccaccag gcggttctgtctgacgtgtctctggaccaccag gcggttctgtctgacgtgtctctggaccaccaggcggttctgtctgacgtgtctctggaccaccag gcggttctgtctgacgtgtctctggaccaccag gcggttctgtctgacgtgtctctggaccaccaggcggttctgtctgacgtgtctctggaccaccaggcggttctgtctgacgtgtctctggaccaccaggcggttctgtctgatgtctctggaccaccaggcggttctgtctga
- the LOC127532692 gene encoding uncharacterized protein LOC127532692 isoform X2, whose product MSLDHQAVLSDVSLDHQAVLSDVSLDHQAVLSDVSLDHQAVLSDVSLDHQAVLSDVSLDHQAVLSDVSLDHQAVLSDVSLDHQAVLSDVSLDHQAVLSDVSLDHQAVLSDVSLDHQAVLSDVSLDHQAVLSDVSGPPGGSV is encoded by the exons atgtctctggaccaccaggcggttctgtctgacgtgtctctggaccaccaggcggttctgtctgacgtgtctctggaccaccaggcggttctgtctgacgtgtctctggaccaccag gcggttctgtctgacgtgtctctggaccaccag gcggttctgtctgacgtgtctctggaccaccaggcggttctgtctgacgtgtctctggaccaccag gcggttctgtctgacgtgtctctggaccaccaggcggttctgtctgacgtgtctctggaccaccag gcggttctgtctgacgtgtctctggaccaccaggcggttctgtctgacgtgtctctggaccaccaggcggttctgtctgacgtgtctctggaccaccaggcggttctgtctgatgtctctggaccaccaggcggttctgtctga